A window from Leptothermofonsia sichuanensis E412 encodes these proteins:
- a CDS encoding WD40 repeat domain-containing protein — protein MWSLQNSEPPRTLMGHRQRVQAIAFSPNGKLLISSGADKQVKLWRIETAEEIGKLKEQPSEVTAVAFSPNGKAFAVGRKDGAIRIYLSERR, from the coding sequence TTGTGGTCTCTGCAAAATTCTGAGCCACCCCGCACTCTAATGGGGCATCGGCAGCGAGTTCAGGCGATCGCCTTTAGTCCCAACGGGAAGCTACTCATCAGTAGTGGGGCTGATAAACAAGTCAAGTTGTGGCGGATTGAGACAGCAGAAGAAATTGGCAAACTTAAGGAACAACCAAGTGAAGTTACGGCAGTTGCTTTCAGTCCCAATGGAAAAGCTTTTGCTGTTGGCAGAAAAGACGGAGCAATTCGAATATATTTGTCTGAACGGCGGTAA
- a CDS encoding IS3 family transposase (programmed frameshift) translates to MQRKQHSAEFKAKVAIEAIKGLKTVNELATEHGVHPTQIHQWKKQVLDELPGIFSSRRAQSQKEQEDLTASLYQQIGQLKVELDWLKKKSLALSLDHKRQLVEPNHSDISVARQCELLDLARSSWYYKPVAVDAYELHLMNLIDAQYTKTPFYGIRRMTAWLRTQGEVVNHKRVARMMRQMGIEAIYPRPRTTIPADNARRYPYLLKGLTIDAPNLVWSTDITYIRLARGFVYLVAIIDWYSRYVLSWQLSNTMDIHFCLVALEQALQLGQPVIFNSDQGSQFTSHPFTSYLESRDIRISHDGKGRAFDNIFIERLWRSVKYEEVYLKDYSTVAVAMEGLGNYFEFYNHQRLHQALNYQVPSAVHFSTGDDNYVLEQTQKNK, encoded by the exons ATGCAGCGCAAACAACACAGTGCAGAATTCAAAGCCAAGGTCGCTATCGAAGCGATCAAAGGACTGAAAACGGTGAACGAACTGGCAACCGAACACGGGGTACATCCGACGCAGATCCACCAGTGGAAGAAACAAGTCCTTGACGAACTGCCCGGCATCTTCTCATCCCGGCGTGCCCAAAGCCAGAAGGAACAGGAGGACTTAACGGCAAGCCTGTATCAGCAGATTGGGCAACTCAAAGTCGAGTTGGACTGGTTGAAAAAAAAATC TCTGGCATTGTCGCTCGATCATAAACGCCAACTGGTGGAGCCAAATCATTCCGACATTAGTGTGGCACGTCAATGCGAATTGCTCGATTTAGCCCGCTCCAGTTGGTACTACAAGCCCGTTGCCGTAGACGCTTACGAGTTGCATCTGATGAATCTGATTGATGCTCAGTACACCAAAACGCCGTTTTATGGCATTCGCCGCATGACAGCGTGGCTGAGAACGCAGGGCGAAGTAGTCAATCATAAGCGGGTAGCACGAATGATGCGGCAAATGGGCATCGAAGCGATTTATCCTCGTCCCCGCACGACGATTCCTGCGGATAATGCACGACGTTATCCCTATCTGCTCAAAGGATTGACGATTGATGCGCCGAATTTAGTTTGGAGTACTGACATTACCTATATTCGGCTTGCCAGGGGCTTTGTGTATCTCGTTGCGATCATTGATTGGTACAGTCGCTATGTTCTCTCGTGGCAGTTGTCTAACACAATGGATATCCACTTCTGCCTGGTGGCACTGGAACAAGCCTTACAACTCGGACAGCCTGTGATCTTCAACTCCGACCAGGGCAGCCAGTTCACAAGCCATCCGTTCACGAGCTACCTGGAAAGCAGGGATATTCGGATCTCTCACGATGGCAAAGGACGAGCGTTCGACAACATCTTTATCGAACGGCTTTGGCGCAGTGTCAAATATGAGGAGGTGTATCTCAAAGATTATTCAACGGTCGCGGTTGCGATGGAGGGATTGGGGAACTACTTCGAGTTTTACAATCATCAGCGGTTACATCAGGCGTTGAATTATCAAGTGCCATCCGCAGTGCATTTCAGTACAGGAGATGATAACTATGTATTAGAGCAAACACAAAAGAACAAATGA
- a CDS encoding WD40 repeat domain-containing protein: MVLKKGFIPLLSILAVTPILCSVSPFNLSGSLESSAQNSSNSQFQECKFPLVSRRVPPITSDPDWEAIQSKIPWEEYKAHSDQVSSIVFISEKFLISGSHDKTVKVWRNWDSTHWESIELRGSEDWITTVAVDPNNRFIADGNYKGEVRLWDLNGVIHRGEKRHLDISKMQLRTTSIQFSPDGKMLASGGTSAGGAKRLIKRWVIRNSKLIDLASISATEKQELYSIAFSPDSKLIVGGSNLNGSIQIWDANSGRRRCSLTGHQINVTSVAFSPDGRV, from the coding sequence ATGGTTTTGAAGAAAGGTTTCATTCCGCTGCTCAGCATTCTTGCAGTAACACCAATTTTGTGTAGTGTGTCCCCTTTTAATCTTTCAGGATCGCTGGAAAGTTCAGCACAAAACTCTTCAAATAGCCAGTTTCAAGAGTGCAAATTTCCGCTTGTTTCTAGACGTGTTCCGCCAATAACCTCTGATCCTGATTGGGAAGCAATACAAAGCAAGATCCCCTGGGAGGAATATAAGGCACATTCAGATCAAGTCTCATCAATTGTGTTTATATCTGAGAAATTTCTGATTAGTGGTAGCCACGACAAAACTGTTAAAGTGTGGCGAAATTGGGATTCAACTCATTGGGAATCGATTGAGCTACGGGGAAGTGAAGACTGGATTACCACTGTTGCAGTTGACCCAAATAATCGATTTATTGCAGATGGAAACTATAAAGGTGAGGTTAGGCTTTGGGATTTAAATGGGGTAATCCATAGAGGTGAAAAAAGACATCTGGATATTTCCAAAATGCAATTAAGAACAACGTCCATTCAATTCAGTCCAGATGGCAAGATGCTTGCTAGTGGTGGAACTAGTGCAGGGGGAGCAAAGCGATTGATTAAACGTTGGGTTATAAGAAATAGCAAACTGATAGACTTGGCATCAATTTCGGCAACAGAAAAGCAAGAACTTTATTCCATTGCTTTTAGTCCTGATAGTAAGTTGATAGTGGGTGGATCAAATCTTAATGGGTCCATTCAAATTTGGGATGCCAACAGTGGAAGGCGACGCTGTAGTCTTACGGGACACCAAATCAACGTTACTTCAGTAGCATTCAGTCCGGATGGTAGGGTATGA
- a CDS encoding glycine-rich domain-containing protein, with the protein MLLREQVTSVDTVTFLHKLKQLDFGPLAHILMCYGWSYVQISHAIARYTLFLLLMHLYPNANLVPTWEIDQVWHHHILDTSKYMADCHTLFGRYMHHFPHAGERDERDHQQLLLSFDQTQHLFEHHFGMALADNVPFNGGESVEIALSQGATGCHLKQPGPTRRPRINVDLQWPIDSLMSSFSG; encoded by the coding sequence ATGTTACTAAGAGAACAGGTTACGTCAGTAGATACCGTTACGTTTTTGCATAAGCTGAAACAGTTGGATTTTGGACCACTCGCCCATATCTTGATGTGCTATGGCTGGAGCTATGTCCAAATTAGCCACGCGATCGCCCGTTATACATTGTTTCTGTTGCTGATGCATCTGTATCCCAACGCCAACCTGGTTCCCACCTGGGAAATCGATCAGGTTTGGCATCACCATATCCTGGACACCAGCAAATATATGGCAGACTGCCACACCTTGTTTGGTCGGTATATGCACCATTTTCCCCATGCGGGTGAGCGGGATGAGCGCGATCACCAGCAACTATTACTCTCCTTTGACCAGACCCAGCATTTGTTTGAACACCACTTTGGCATGGCACTGGCGGATAACGTACCCTTTAATGGTGGTGAATCGGTTGAAATTGCTCTGTCCCAGGGTGCTACTGGTTGTCATTTGAAACAACCGGGACCTACCCGGCGTCCCAGGATCAATGTTGATCTGCAATGGCCGATTGATTCTCTAATGTCCTCATTCAGCGGTTGA
- a CDS encoding NB-ARC domain-containing protein, with product MGKESLKASDTGLEAIAQSRTAKKWTVSEGDLRPLQEASKWLLQRHAETNQWTDDDLHWVQEFTHLLRVEKGQDIHAVQRSLIQAKPNSWWDGIQALIDAGEVFAEGVSYGTWSRFVTGKPIRQQTFQAYCHSLGLDWQTLIDCETEDSDPSVPPVEKPDVARIRHNLPARDYLDFIGRETELAQLLSLLSPTSRVHRISLVGIGGIGKTALMLEAAHRCLILNPDTDDLTELRFSVIIFLSAKLNYLHSQGILPRLCPDRTLEDVLRAIAYTLDRPDLLLTELKTQLQLIHHALAQQSTLLLIDNLDTISDLDSVRSFLYDLPATVKVVITSRNQEPADVVISLLPLSKTASCQLIQHHAIQTSRNLSSDQVFTIQHQTAGIPIAITYTLGQLAAGYPLDIVLNRMIKPMADLTRYCFEQSVAPLRGQPAHRLLMAIALFPAPAPRAAIAPIAAVDPAEAIEGLVRLQQLCLIQPQVDHYAMLPLTRDYVQTELTLNPEFTQLAQHRWIDWYVRFCQQAGWQDWQEWGEFSPLDQEWTTLRTILDTCMEQNRYETFSKLWQSLKGYTHTYGYWQERLQWMEWLIQTAEKHQDRVTLVSALFDHARTLTLLNQPSDREQAIDLCNRAWNLTIATEIDLRFNLLIDLASLHIQQQEFAAAQHWLARGEALLQDHAPGSPRQSIQLGYYRAQIALETGAYGQAQRLYSEVLAQAQKSGWQRAVGYTQDWLAQVAIKQGNLIEAERLVQKSLVAAEMNGDRRCLAFCQRSYALLSQAQGNQEQVRHWAELAKESFTRLHMLHEAGEMARLLELTD from the coding sequence ATGGGTAAGGAAAGTCTTAAGGCTTCAGACACAGGACTGGAAGCGATTGCACAGTCCAGGACAGCTAAAAAATGGACGGTGAGCGAGGGTGATCTACGTCCATTGCAGGAAGCCAGCAAATGGTTGTTGCAACGCCATGCGGAAACCAATCAGTGGACTGATGACGATCTCCATTGGGTGCAAGAGTTTACCCACTTACTCCGAGTTGAAAAGGGACAGGATATCCATGCCGTTCAGCGATCGCTCATCCAGGCGAAGCCAAACTCCTGGTGGGATGGGATTCAAGCCCTGATCGATGCAGGCGAGGTATTTGCTGAAGGAGTTTCCTATGGCACCTGGAGCCGATTCGTAACGGGTAAACCGATTCGGCAACAAACCTTCCAAGCCTATTGCCACAGTTTGGGGTTGGACTGGCAAACCCTGATCGACTGTGAAACGGAGGATTCTGATCCATCAGTCCCGCCTGTGGAGAAGCCAGATGTTGCCCGTATCCGCCACAATTTGCCTGCCCGCGACTATCTTGATTTCATCGGGCGAGAGACTGAACTAGCCCAACTCTTGTCCTTGCTATCTCCGACCAGTCGGGTGCATCGGATTAGTCTGGTTGGCATTGGCGGCATTGGAAAAACCGCATTGATGCTGGAGGCGGCTCACCGCTGCCTGATCCTGAACCCGGACACGGATGATCTGACAGAGCTAAGATTTTCAGTCATTATTTTTCTGTCTGCCAAGCTCAACTATCTCCATTCCCAGGGGATTTTGCCCCGTCTTTGCCCGGATCGCACCCTGGAGGATGTGCTGCGGGCGATCGCTTATACCCTGGATCGTCCTGATTTGCTGTTGACGGAACTGAAGACCCAACTTCAGCTCATCCATCATGCTTTGGCTCAGCAATCAACCCTGTTGCTGATCGACAACCTGGATACGATCAGTGATCTTGATTCTGTCCGTTCATTTTTGTACGATTTGCCTGCGACAGTTAAGGTTGTGATCACCAGTCGCAACCAGGAACCAGCTGACGTTGTTATTTCGTTGCTACCTTTGTCCAAAACTGCCAGTTGCCAACTGATCCAGCATCACGCCATCCAAACGTCACGTAACCTCTCGTCTGACCAGGTATTTACCATCCAGCACCAAACCGCTGGGATTCCCATTGCCATCACCTATACCCTCGGACAACTTGCGGCTGGCTATCCTCTAGATATAGTGCTGAACCGGATGATTAAGCCTATGGCAGACCTGACTCGCTATTGCTTTGAACAGTCAGTTGCCCCGTTACGTGGACAGCCTGCCCATCGGCTGTTGATGGCGATCGCTTTGTTTCCGGCTCCTGCTCCACGGGCAGCGATCGCCCCCATTGCAGCGGTAGATCCAGCAGAGGCGATCGAAGGTCTGGTTCGCCTACAACAGTTGTGCTTAATTCAACCCCAGGTCGATCACTATGCCATGTTGCCGTTAACACGGGACTATGTGCAGACAGAATTGACCCTCAATCCAGAATTTACCCAATTGGCTCAGCACCGCTGGATAGATTGGTATGTTCGGTTCTGTCAGCAGGCGGGTTGGCAGGATTGGCAAGAGTGGGGCGAGTTCTCCCCGCTCGATCAGGAATGGACAACTTTGCGAACCATCCTGGATACCTGCATGGAACAGAATCGGTATGAGACGTTCTCCAAGCTCTGGCAGTCCCTCAAGGGCTATACCCATACCTATGGCTATTGGCAGGAGCGGTTGCAGTGGATGGAATGGCTGATTCAGACGGCAGAAAAGCATCAGGATAGGGTAACCCTGGTGTCTGCTCTATTCGACCATGCCCGCACGTTGACCCTGCTAAACCAACCCAGCGATCGCGAGCAGGCGATCGACCTCTGCAACCGGGCCTGGAACCTAACAATCGCCACAGAGATTGACCTCCGTTTCAATTTACTGATCGATTTGGCAAGTCTCCACATTCAGCAACAAGAATTTGCAGCGGCTCAGCACTGGTTAGCACGGGGCGAAGCTCTCTTGCAAGACCATGCTCCAGGATCGCCCCGTCAGTCGATCCAATTGGGCTACTACCGGGCACAGATTGCCCTGGAAACAGGCGCTTACGGGCAAGCACAGCGCCTCTACAGCGAAGTTTTAGCCCAAGCCCAGAAGAGTGGTTGGCAACGGGCTGTCGGCTATACTCAGGATTGGCTGGCTCAGGTTGCGATCAAGCAGGGGAACTTGATCGAGGCAGAACGCCTGGTGCAGAAGAGTCTTGTTGCGGCTGAAATGAATGGCGATCGCCGCTGCCTTGCCTTTTGCCAGCGATCCTATGCACTCCTGAGCCAGGCGCAGGGAAACCAGGAGCAGGTTCGACACTGGGCTGAGTTGGCAAAAGAAAGTTTCACCCGCCTGCACATGCTGCACGAAGCGGGTGAAATGGCTCGATTATTAGAATTAACTGATTAG
- a CDS encoding PEP-CTERM sorting domain-containing protein: MSMEFRHLNFTYLKRFNDRCKYRRLLMAISGATILSLSAIASDPANAVQLRFGFSGVITDVNNQGLFDQSFIPGTPITGSYTFDSESTTQFQWSNLYSQRQGSFHITVGDRQFSHSDFFVYVSNDFLNKDSYLVSTNNFLCVPEDDSCFDPTPHMSLWLEDPTASVLSSKQPPLDAAQLMQFSTKAFRFSQFKDRSNLWGAFEGRIDAIEVTPVEAVPEPSAIAGLMLAAGGVIASRQRKAARA, translated from the coding sequence ATGTCAATGGAATTCCGTCATTTGAATTTCACTTACTTAAAAAGGTTCAACGACAGGTGTAAATATCGTCGATTGCTGATGGCAATTTCTGGAGCAACCATACTCAGCCTCAGTGCAATTGCTTCAGATCCTGCAAATGCGGTTCAGTTACGTTTTGGGTTTTCCGGGGTCATCACTGATGTGAATAATCAGGGATTATTCGACCAATCTTTCATACCAGGAACTCCAATAACCGGAAGCTACACCTTCGATAGTGAATCAACAACCCAATTTCAGTGGAGCAACCTCTATTCCCAGAGGCAGGGCAGCTTTCATATTACTGTTGGTGACCGCCAGTTCAGTCACTCAGATTTCTTTGTCTATGTCTCTAACGATTTTTTGAATAAGGATAGCTATTTAGTTTCAACTAATAATTTCTTGTGCGTCCCCGAAGATGATTCTTGTTTTGATCCAACACCTCACATGAGTTTGTGGTTAGAAGATCCGACCGCATCAGTTCTATCTTCCAAGCAACCACCATTAGATGCAGCTCAACTCATGCAGTTTTCTACAAAGGCTTTCAGGTTTTCACAATTCAAAGACCGCTCCAATCTCTGGGGAGCATTTGAAGGCAGGATTGATGCCATTGAAGTAACGCCTGTTGAAGCAGTCCCCGAACCATCCGCGATCGCAGGACTGATGCTGGCAGCAGGCGGAGTGATTGCATCTCGCCAGCGGAAAGCTGCAAGGGCGTAA
- a CDS encoding XDD3 family exosortase-dependent surface protein, with protein sequence MSSTPLSPVLGQWSYVHDSATDSINGDLVGGTAYEIYGMAVMETADQLIFAINTNLGIDGTPSRLATDGHVGWGDLILNFTGLNLDNAQGSLHTISFATNANSGIPEPIGVFGNVRVDSVTKANGLKLESLGGYIEYVNNSNRSHSFGGLTGNTNYFNRNQHLKNAIVDYGNSLGGITSLDQAGLEAYGLNINSFNSGGGIGTHTLGFSINKSLLPQGSFTAYLAPECGNDIIAFEGVVSTPGLVIEKRTNGVDGDQLDSSVRIAPGDPVHWSYEVTNTGNIGFLFRDISVTDNDPSIIPIFDPTSDVGNDGILSPGETWIYRASRPTAENLFTVIDFETDAAGNPLTAGTVISDAYKGMGLTISVPDTTPFDDGVPMIFDTSNPTGGILIWGLPIETSVVPVLGMEVDEVKSEKMNDP encoded by the coding sequence ATGTCATCAACCCCACTGTCTCCCGTTTTGGGTCAATGGAGTTACGTTCACGATTCTGCAACTGATAGCATTAATGGCGATCTTGTCGGTGGTACCGCTTACGAAATATATGGCATGGCTGTTATGGAGACAGCCGATCAACTGATCTTTGCCATTAACACGAACCTCGGAATAGATGGAACTCCCAGCCGACTTGCAACTGATGGGCACGTTGGTTGGGGTGACTTAATTCTAAACTTCACTGGGCTGAACTTAGACAATGCTCAAGGAAGCTTACACACCATCAGTTTTGCAACCAATGCCAACTCTGGAATACCAGAACCAATTGGTGTGTTTGGCAATGTCAGAGTCGATAGTGTTACGAAGGCAAATGGACTTAAACTTGAAAGTCTGGGAGGATACATCGAATATGTCAATAATAGTAATAGAAGCCACAGTTTTGGTGGATTAACGGGCAACACCAACTACTTTAATCGCAATCAGCATTTAAAGAATGCAATTGTTGATTATGGCAATTCCTTAGGCGGTATCACTTCTCTTGATCAAGCCGGACTTGAAGCCTATGGGTTAAATATTAATAGCTTCAATAGTGGTGGAGGAATTGGAACGCATACGCTTGGATTCAGCATTAACAAATCCTTATTGCCGCAAGGCTCCTTTACTGCCTATCTGGCTCCCGAATGCGGCAATGACATCATTGCATTTGAAGGGGTGGTTTCAACACCCGGTCTGGTGATAGAAAAACGCACCAATGGGGTTGACGGAGATCAGTTGGACTCCTCTGTCCGAATTGCCCCTGGCGATCCGGTGCACTGGAGCTATGAAGTCACTAATACGGGTAATATCGGCTTTCTGTTCAGAGATATCAGTGTCACCGATAATGATCCAAGCATTATTCCAATCTTTGACCCCACCAGTGATGTGGGTAATGATGGCATCCTGTCGCCTGGTGAAACGTGGATTTATCGAGCAAGTCGTCCAACCGCAGAAAACCTGTTCACGGTGATTGATTTTGAAACCGATGCTGCTGGCAATCCGCTAACCGCAGGCACGGTTATCAGTGATGCCTACAAAGGTATGGGGTTGACCATCTCGGTACCAGATACCACTCCCTTTGATGATGGAGTCCCCATGATCTTTGATACCAGCAATCCAACCGGGGGGATTTTGATCTGGGGACTCCCCATCGAGACTTCGGTGGTCCCGGTATTGGGGATGGAGGTGGACGAGGTCAAGTCGGAGAAAATGAACGACCCCTGA
- a CDS encoding cupredoxin domain-containing protein — MRFDWDAAIKLHYVEILDTGIGGEIDVYDAAGNKTTYRIDALGENSVQTVLIGQENVVRMEVISRDSKAVAGLAYDRYYKNVGSVKGPGNLIVDDPSHYRPFNPAIDIEKKTNGFNGDTPDSAVRVAPGDLIIWTYQVRNTGNIAFNLADIVVTDDQGLLPLFDPTSDVFNDGILSPGETWIYKATGIAEDRTISINFDTDSFGNSLERGTVIDYEYQPLGLTISTPGHEFGAMLFDSNNPTGGDWDLRTPANSAPLGKVLIISQDGNSNDPNDNADGGILRFEWANPVRLHQIGLLYQFKWGSGQIGHSG, encoded by the coding sequence TTGCGGTTTGACTGGGATGCTGCCATCAAGCTGCACTATGTGGAGATTCTCGACACAGGCATTGGGGGGGAAATTGATGTTTACGATGCAGCAGGTAACAAAACAACTTACCGGATCGATGCCCTGGGCGAAAACAGTGTTCAAACCGTCCTGATTGGACAGGAGAATGTGGTGCGAATGGAGGTCATCAGTCGAGATAGTAAAGCGGTTGCAGGACTTGCCTACGATCGCTATTACAAAAATGTTGGCAGTGTAAAGGGACCTGGCAACTTGATTGTGGATGATCCCAGCCACTATCGTCCCTTCAATCCTGCGATCGACATCGAGAAAAAGACCAACGGGTTCAATGGAGATACTCCTGACTCCGCCGTCCGGGTCGCTCCAGGTGACTTGATTATCTGGACTTACCAAGTCAGAAATACCGGAAACATTGCCTTTAATCTTGCTGATATTGTGGTCACCGATGATCAAGGATTGCTACCTTTGTTCGACCCGACCAGCGATGTATTCAATGATGGCATTCTGTCACCGGGTGAAACCTGGATTTACAAAGCCACTGGAATTGCTGAGGATCGAACAATCAGTATTAACTTCGATACCGATAGCTTTGGCAACAGTCTGGAGCGTGGCACTGTCATCGATTATGAATATCAGCCCCTGGGACTAACCATTTCCACGCCTGGGCACGAGTTTGGAGCCATGCTGTTTGACAGCAACAATCCAACAGGAGGAGATTGGGACTTGAGAACTCCAGCTAATAGTGCGCCATTAGGCAAAGTTCTGATCATCTCCCAGGATGGAAATTCAAATGATCCAAATGACAATGCGGATGGCGGTATTCTCCGGTTTGAATGGGCTAATCCAGTGCGCCTGCACCAGATTGGTTTGTTATACCAATTTAAATGGGGTTCAGGGCAGATAGGGCATTCAGGATGA
- a CDS encoding IS630 family transposase: MSQYARQVIQEERPIRYFAQDESRFGLKTLIGRLITACGIKPIGQWLWLFKAFWLYGAVEPATGESFFLQFSHVDTACYQAFLEEFSKAYPDSLNILQVDNGRFHSSKDLVVPENVILLFQPAYCPELNPIERLWEYLKADLKWASFKTLEQLQAKVDQLLAQLTPEVIASITGYSFILNALSALNPI, encoded by the coding sequence TTGAGCCAGTATGCTCGGCAAGTCATCCAGGAGGAGCGTCCTATCCGTTATTTTGCTCAGGATGAAAGTCGCTTTGGACTCAAAACCCTGATTGGGCGCTTGATTACTGCTTGTGGTATCAAACCGATTGGGCAATGGCTATGGTTGTTCAAAGCGTTTTGGCTCTATGGGGCCGTCGAACCAGCAACCGGAGAGTCGTTTTTCTTGCAATTCTCCCATGTGGATACTGCTTGCTATCAAGCGTTCCTCGAGGAGTTCTCCAAAGCCTACCCCGATAGTCTCAACATTCTACAAGTGGATAACGGGCGTTTTCACAGCAGTAAAGATTTAGTGGTGCCAGAGAATGTGATTTTATTGTTTCAACCTGCTTACTGCCCAGAGTTAAATCCGATTGAAAGGTTGTGGGAATACCTCAAGGCAGATTTGAAGTGGGCTTCGTTCAAAACGCTAGAGCAACTCCAAGCGAAGGTCGATCAACTCCTGGCTCAATTGACTCCAGAAGTTATTGCTTCGATCACAGGATATTCCTTCATCCTGAATGCCCTATCTGCCCTGAACCCCATTTAA
- a CDS encoding helix-turn-helix domain-containing protein, with protein MAGVTSVKVKESLDELVQQLQQVETPKDKERLQVLYWLKQEKPPSIGAIAKAIGKHRNTVGRWLLQYREGGVSAMLERKVSSGGVRKIPQWAEEALAKRLKNSEHGFASYGAVQQWLAEELGVEAEYHAVYQMTRYRLQAKLKVARPQNIKQDCERRESFKKTLQMTWSC; from the coding sequence ATGGCTGGAGTCACCTCGGTTAAAGTCAAAGAAAGTCTCGATGAGCTAGTCCAACAATTGCAACAAGTGGAAACACCAAAGGACAAGGAACGCCTGCAAGTGCTGTACTGGCTCAAACAGGAAAAGCCACCCAGCATTGGTGCGATTGCCAAGGCGATCGGGAAACATCGCAATACAGTAGGGAGATGGTTATTGCAGTATCGGGAAGGTGGGGTGAGTGCCATGCTGGAACGTAAAGTGTCGTCTGGCGGTGTCCGCAAGATTCCACAATGGGCGGAAGAGGCACTGGCTAAGCGATTAAAGAACTCGGAACATGGATTTGCCAGTTATGGAGCTGTGCAACAGTGGTTAGCGGAGGAGTTGGGTGTCGAAGCGGAGTATCATGCGGTATACCAAATGACGCGCTATCGCCTCCAAGCGAAGCTGAAAGTGGCTCGTCCGCAAAATATCAAGCAGGATTGTGAACGGCGCGAATCATTTAAAAAAACCTTGCAGATGACCTGGAGTTGTTGA
- a CDS encoding AtzE family amidohydrolase, whose protein sequence is MTTYPDATSIAASVRGQEVSARAVVAAALARIAEQNVPLNCFTTVLAEQALEDAAAVDTAIARGRDPGPLAGVPFGVKDLFDIAGVTTLAGSKINADRPPATKDATLITRLKQAGAILVGAQNMDEYAYGFVTENSHYGPTHNPHDPTRIAGGSSGGSVASVAAGLVPVSLGSDTNGSIRVPSSLCGIFGLKPTFGRLSRTRTYPFVHSLDHLGPFTRSVRDAALVFDLLQGPDPEDPACTDRAPEPCLPELVKGIDGLRIAVADDYFLKGAEPVVLEALETVASALGATQRVTIPEAYRARAAAFIITASEGNNLHLEDLRQRPQDFDPATRDRFLAGALIPATWYIQAQRFRRWYRDRVRELFNQVDIILAPATPCTAPLIGQQTLMLGDEEVLLRPNIGLYTQPLSLIGLPIISVPVQHPGRLPIGVQVIGAPYNEALVLRVAAFLEAEGVVSAPVPG, encoded by the coding sequence ATGACGACCTATCCTGATGCAACCAGTATCGCTGCCAGTGTAAGGGGTCAGGAAGTGTCTGCCAGAGCGGTGGTTGCGGCTGCCCTTGCCCGCATCGCCGAGCAGAATGTCCCCCTAAACTGCTTTACAACAGTCCTGGCAGAGCAAGCCCTGGAAGATGCAGCCGCTGTGGACACGGCGATCGCCCGTGGTAGAGATCCGGGTCCCCTGGCAGGGGTGCCCTTTGGGGTCAAAGACCTGTTTGATATTGCCGGTGTCACTACCCTGGCAGGGTCAAAAATCAATGCTGACCGTCCTCCCGCCACAAAGGATGCCACTCTGATTACTCGCCTCAAGCAGGCGGGAGCCATCCTGGTTGGGGCGCAAAATATGGATGAGTATGCCTATGGCTTTGTCACCGAAAACAGCCACTACGGTCCAACCCATAACCCCCATGACCCCACCCGCATCGCGGGTGGGTCTTCCGGTGGCTCGGTGGCATCAGTCGCGGCTGGATTGGTGCCGGTTTCCCTGGGTTCCGATACGAACGGCTCCATTCGGGTGCCTTCCTCCCTGTGCGGTATTTTCGGGTTAAAACCCACCTTCGGGCGGCTCTCCCGCACCCGCACTTACCCATTTGTCCATAGCCTCGATCACCTGGGTCCCTTCACCCGCTCTGTGCGGGATGCAGCCCTGGTCTTTGACCTGCTTCAGGGACCTGACCCGGAAGATCCAGCCTGTACTGATCGCGCCCCCGAACCCTGTCTGCCTGAGCTTGTCAAAGGCATTGACGGGCTGCGGATTGCCGTAGCGGATGATTATTTTCTTAAAGGGGCAGAGCCTGTTGTTCTGGAGGCTTTGGAAACCGTTGCCAGTGCTCTGGGGGCAACTCAGCGGGTCACCATTCCAGAGGCTTATCGGGCACGGGCAGCCGCCTTTATTATTACTGCCAGCGAAGGCAACAACCTGCACCTGGAGGATCTGCGTCAGCGCCCCCAGGACTTTGACCCGGCAACCCGCGATCGCTTTCTGGCAGGGGCATTAATTCCGGCGACCTGGTACATTCAGGCACAACGGTTCCGCCGCTGGTACCGCGATCGCGTCCGAGAGTTGTTTAACCAGGTGGATATTATCCTGGCCCCTGCCACCCCCTGCACAGCACCCCTGATTGGGCAACAGACCCTGATGCTGGGCGATGAGGAAGTGCTGTTGCGTCCCAACATCGGGTTGTATACCCAACCGCTTTCCCTGATTGGGCTGCCCATCATTTCCGTCCCCGTTCAGCACCCAGGGAGGTTACCCATTGGGGTTCAAGTGATTGGCGCTCCTTACAATGAAGCACTGGTATTGCGGGTGGCCGCCTTCCTGGAAGCTGAGGGAGTGGTATCCGCCCCTGTACCCGGCTGA